In a single window of the Arachis hypogaea cultivar Tifrunner chromosome 6, arahy.Tifrunner.gnm2.J5K5, whole genome shotgun sequence genome:
- the LOC112805882 gene encoding uncharacterized protein, whose amino-acid sequence MPIIFDVDQSYISPYLSLTVDNGGKIHASVKKAFVSRFVNLLEEGISYQIRYFGVGLNKGYFKTTHHEYVVNLNQRTDVHRLPESSSIPRYGFKFVSFDTLNAPGYDCTYLVDVVGYLAGIGNEKTLEKDGKSTKYTVIELEIDDGKIMECALFGNYAHELNAFLGSGNKDGAVVVLQFVRVKLFNEKIVLQNSMYGTKMFFNLEDTTVIQFKNSFVRFEESRGNIGGIPNEAAFLKIYQGKTIEQLKEFETNSICIVLATISHIMDTPDWWYGQCECNRSTYAFTKTFKCSSCGRLLLSITPRYRIKLGVIDDSDCACFVVFDKEAKQVLGKSCNLLLEFSNEVAANDESELLENAITPTKRLCSESEESKVEGNSSDGSNDVHFQSVLSNITNGLNTGEKERCSNISDISNSGITCEAYDSPCHQTSQQQFQQTSNNIDQLQSQHSLEYSNRIRLQRDARLNRKIMLLQKRHGASTSNSNLDTKELEEVCIAEKGRHLRQRKTFLKELVINLSKIFEEVEDITENTTILDDSVQIEYPAIFDVAENTVFDVIDIGDPEFFCRHCDAMMWYEERSEKSKTGSNIEFSICCMRGKVQLPFLQRPPQLLQGLLSGADQRSKHFKDNIRTYNSMFCFTSLGGKIETSINDGTGPPQFIVSGQNYHRIGSLVPIEGQRPKFAQLYIYDTENEVSNRIEIFSSRTNNNNIDQSLVLDLKDMIDQHNVLAHTFRIVRNYLNQGDIANIRLRLYRKRSKDARVYNLPSSNEVAALIVGDFDSGDAGRDIIVQLKSGHLQRIHETHTAFIPLQYPMMFPYSEDGYQEDIPLRESHRADENRKRQRVSLREFIAFRIQERKVEYATIVNGGRLFQQFLVDCFSMIEAQRLTYYRNNQTKVRSDIYKGIQDAVVRGETRASKAGKRIILPASFTGGMRYMFNNCQDAMAICKKYGYPDLFITMTCNSSWQEIGRVNNPRNLKVEDRPDISCRVFKIKLDMIISDLKQGIPFGVLDAGMYTVEFQKRGLPHAHILLWLSGDHKITTTTQIDQLISSELPDPAQHPKLFRAVSTYMIHGPCGRAFSKSPCMKDGYCTKYYPKTFSKTTVIDDSGYPSYRRRDTWVVTEKKGVHMDNRNVVPYNAYLLMSYQAHVNVEYCNKSNAIKYLFKYVNKGPDRVAVGVTKEASSGEDAQVIDEIKQFYDCRYLSACEAVWRTLAYDIHQRWPSVMRLTFHLPGEQNIIFKDDDDLEEIVEEEEGKCDIYYMRILLAVQRGCTTYESIRTVNGITYSSFQDACYSMGLLCDDREFIAAINEVAELASGHQLRKLFAMLLISNSISNPERVWNATWTLLANGILYERRKALKNQGLSMTDDELKNLCLIEIEKILNSNARSLRDYQSMPYPEMSHVRLFQNKLIEEELAYDTNELTHTNLYTEQKMTHEQRLVFDEILNAVVTDSGGFYFVYGHGGCERLILDFQYPLQLLMNLLATSSMAV is encoded by the exons ATGCCAATCATCTTTGATGTAGATCAATCTTATATCTCACCATACTTGTCATTAACAGTTGACAAT GGAGGAAAAATACACGCCTCAGTTAAGAAGGCTTTTGTGTCTCGATTCGTGAATTTGCTGGAGGAAGGAATATCTTACCAAATAAGATATTTTGGTGTTGGACTCAATAAGGGTTACTTCAAGACTACACATCATGAATACGTGGTTAATTTAAACCAACGTACTGATGTGCACAGACTTCCAGAATCGTCGAGTATCCCACGATATGGATTTAAGTTTGTGAGTTTTGACACTCTCAATGCTCCTGGGTATGATTGCACCTATTTAGTtg ATGTTGTTGGATATCTTGCTGGAATTGGGAATGAGAAGACTCTTGAAAAGGATGGCAAATCTACCAAATATACTGTTATCGAATTAGAGATTGATGATGG aaaaataatggagtgtGCACTTTTTGGCAACTATGCACATGAATTAAATGCTTTTCTGGGATCTGGCAATAAGGATGGAGCTGTTGTCGTCTTACAGTTTGTTAGAGTGAAGTTATTTAACG aaaagattGTTTTACAAAATTCCATGTATGGCACAAAGATGTTCTTCAATCTTGAAGATACAACTGTCATCCAATTTAAAAATAG CTTTGTAAGATTTGAAGAATCTAGAGGTAACATCGGCGGAATTCCAAATGAGGctgcattcttaaaaatttatcaagGCAAAACCATCGAGCAGTTAAAAGAATTCGAaacg aattctatTTGTATTGTCTTGGCTACTATAAGTCATATTATGGATACTCCAGACTGGTGGTACGGCCAATGTGAATGCAACAGGTCCACATATGCTTTTACAAAAACTTTCAAATGTTCAAGTTGTGGCCGTCTCCTTTTATCCATAACtccaag ATATCGAATAAAGCTTGGTGTCATTGATGATTCTGACTGTGCATGTTTTGTAGTCTTTGACAAGGAGGCAAAACAAGTTTTGGGAAAGAgctgt aatttgttgcttgaattctccAATGAAGTTGCTGCCAATGATGAATCCGAATTGTTGGaaaatgctattacaccaacTAAGCGATTATGCTCGGAGTCGGAAGAATCGAAGGTAGAAG gAAATTCGAGTGATGGTTCCAATGATGTGCATTTTCAATCGGTGTTGTCGAACATTACAAATGGACTCAATACAG GTGAAAAGGAACGATGTTCCAATATTAGTGATATTAGTAATTCAGGTATCACATGCGAAGCATATGATAGCCCATGTCATCAGACAAGTCAACAACAGtttcaacaaacatcaaacaatATCGACCAATTGCAAAGCCAGC attcatTGGAGTACTCAAATCGAATTAGATTGCAAAGGGATGCAAGACTGAATAGAAAGATTATGCTACTTCAAAAGAGACATG GAGCAAGTACATCTAATTCAAATTTAGATActaaagaattagaagaagtgtgCATAGCTGAAAAAGGAAGACACCTGAGACAAAGAAAAACATTCTTGAAGGAATTGGTtataaatctttcaaaaatttttgaagaagttGAGGATATTACTGAAAACACGACTATATTAGATGATTCTGTGCAAATTGAATACCCAGCCATATTCGATGTTGCTGAGAATACAG TATTCg ATGTGATAGATATTGGTGACCCAGAATTTTTTTGTCGGCATTGCGACGCCATGATGTGGTATGAGGAGAGATCAGAAAAGTCTAAAACAGGATCCAATATTGAGTTCTCAATATGTTGTATGCGAGGGAAGGTACAATTGCCGTTTTTGCAACGTCCACCTCAGCTCTTGCAAGGTTTATTATCTGGAGCAGACCAGAGAAGCAAACACTTTAAGGATAATATAAGAACTTATAATAGCATGTTTTGCTTCACGTCCCTCGGAGGTAAAATAGAGACCTCTATCAATGATGGGACAGGTCCTCCCCAGTTCATTGTGAGTGGACAAAACTACCACAGAATTGGAAGCTTGGTACCAATTGAGGGACAAAGACCAAAATTTGCGCAGTTATATATTTATGATACAGAAAATGAGGTCTCAAACAGGATAGAGATTTTCAG TTCaagaacaaacaacaacaacattgaCCAGTCCTTAGTTCTAGATCTCAAGGACATGATCGATCAACATAATGTTCTTGCTCACACATTTAGGATAGTGAGAAACTACCTGAATCAAGGAGATATCGCAAATATAAGACTACGGTTGTACCGAAAAAGATCAAAGGATGCAAGAGTCTACAATTTACCATCTTCTAACGAGGTCGCAGCTCTAATAGTAGGAGATTTTGATTCTGGAGATGCAGGGCGTGATATTATAGTTCAATTAAAGTCTGGACATCTGCAAAGGATTCATGAGACACACACCGCATTTATTCCTCTTCAGTACCCTATGATGTTTCCTTACAGTGAAGATGGCTACCAAGAAGACATTCCTTTGCGAGAATCTCATAGGGCtgatgaaaatagaaagagacagCGTGTGAGTTTAAGGGAGTTCATAGCATTTAGAATACAAGAGAGAAAGGTCGAGTATGCAACCATTGTCAATGGTGGAAGATTATTTCAGCAGTTCTTGGTTGATTGCTTTTCTATGATTGAAGCACAAAGGTTGACCTACTACCGAAACAACCAAACCAAGGTGAGGAGTGATATATACAAAGGGATTCAAGATGCAGTTGTTAGGGGTGAGACACGTGCTTCTAAAGCAGGTAAGCGTATCATCCTACCTGCGTCCTTCACTGGTGGCATGAGATACATGTTTAATAATTGTCAAGATGCTATGGCAATTTGTAAGAAATATGGATATCCAGACCTCTTCATCACAATGACATGTAACTCAAGTTGGCAAGAGATTGGCAGGGTTAACAATCCAAGGAACTTAAAGGTTGAAGACCGGCCGGATATATCGTGTAGAGTATTCAAAATTAAGCTTGACATGATAATCTCGGATCTTAAGCAAGGAATTCCATTTGGAGTGCTAGATGCAG GGATGTATACGGTGGAATTCCAAAAAAGAGGTCTACCACATGCTCACATTCTTTTGTGGTTAAGTGGAGACCATAAGATAACAACGACAACTCAAATTGATCAATTAATATCTTCAGAGTTGCCAGATCCTGCTCAGCATCCAAAATTGTTTAGAGCTGTATCTACATATATGATTCATGGACCATGTGGTAGAGCATTCTCAAAATCTCCCTGCATGAAAGATGGGTACTGCACCAAATATTATCCCAAGACATTCAGTAAAACCACAGTTATCGATGATAGTGGATACCCATCATATAGAAGACGAGACACATGGGTGGTTACTGAGAAGAAGGGAGTCCATATGGATAATAGGAATGTGGTTCCATACAATGCATATCTACTGATGTCTTATCAAGCGCATGTTAAtgtagagtactgcaacaagtcgAATGCTATCAAATATTTGTTCAAGTATGTGAATAAAGGTCCAGACAGGGTAGCAGTTGGAGTTACAAAGGAAGCTTCCAGTGGAGAGGATGCTCAGGTTATTGAtgagatcaaacaattctatGATTGCAGATATTTGTCTGCATGTGAGGCTGTGTGGAGAACCTTAGCGTATGATATTCATCAAAGGTGGCCTTCAGTGATGAGATTAACCTTTCATTTGCCTGGAGagcaaaatatcatctttaaagatgatgACGATCTTGAAGAAAtcgtggaagaagaggaaggaaaat gtgatatttattatatgagaattttgttagCTGTTCAGAGAGGTTGCACAACATATGAGTCTATTAGGACAGTTAATGGAATTACATATTCTAGCTTCCAAGATGCTTGCTATTCCATGGGACTACTGTGCGATGATAGGGAATTCATTGCAGCTATTAATGAGGTAGCTGAACTTGCATCtggtcatcaattgagaaaaTTATTTGCGATGCTACTGATATCTAATAGCATTAGCAACCCAGAGCGTGTTTGGAATGCAACTTGGACATTATTGGCTAATGGAATACTATATGAGAGGAGAAAAGCTTTGAAAAACCAAg GACTAAGCATGACTGATGACGAATTGAAAAACCTCTGCcttattgagattgagaagataCTCAACAGCAATGCGAGATCTTTAAGAGACTATCAATCAATGCCATATCCTGAGATGTCTCATGTTCGCCTTTTTCAGAATAAGCTAATAGAGGAGGAGTTAGCATATGACACAAATGAGTTGACTCATACAAACTTATATACAGAACAAAAGATGACTCATGAGCAAAGGTTAGTATTTGATGAGATACTCAATGCTGTTGTTACAGACTCTGGTGGTTTTTACTTCGTTTATGGGCATGGTGGGTGTG AACGGCTCATTCTAGATTTTCAATACCCATTACAATTACTGATGAATCTACTTGCAACATCAAGCATGGCAGTTTGA